Proteins found in one Plasmodium sp. gorilla clade G2 genome assembly, chromosome: 14 genomic segment:
- a CDS encoding GTP-binding protein, putative, translating into MISFIFFIFTIYYESIVGSVLFNRWCVGKRKMYLNNMKGTKFKRRKRENNRSTLYSMQKMIKKNEFHDRCVIKVKAGNGGDGICCFTVFSQKKNKKYASGGKGGNGGDIYIIGNKKVDNFLSVKLKALYTAENGGKGLNNNQVGCNGKDEYIYVPINTIIYNEQKEFINFIYMNDQKVLIAKGGKGGKGNYSYRTKSLKIPFVCQYGEKTKEKKIYLKKILFTDLGIIGYPNVGKSTLLNKITQANVKIANYSYTSKFPNVGMFKRTQDESDIRNDNEFITFDGSSCEESIPEIGYSEEDPLVEKNNNDDKLENMSYKNDALSYINSDNYGNKLDNNNNNNNNNNHNNNTYNNDDDDLNLLDDDDQSNFIEDINNDNIPNEEEKNTYLSHVLKKKTNNNPGIEKKRTHFSVIDFPGIIKDLDKKINNISYKYLEHLKYSKILVYMFDINNSNIMEIYKNIKNVLVQYDNTFLNKKEVVVLNKIDIYDNKEDIQTYINNLKEQLKIDNIYYLSALTGENVEKTINDIITLHINNNEDLVNTFIKTLPKALDIELLENSDNYKPLHYKIHKYNEQVYIIKGDYLENQANIFNFTKTDSAQVFMKLLNDLNVNIKLKHMGAKEGDKIIISNYSYDFCE; encoded by the coding sequence atgatatcattcatcttttttatttttaccatATATTATGAATCCATTGTAGGAAGCGTTTTGTTTAATCGGTGGTGTGttggaaaaagaaaaatgtatttaaatAACATGAAAGGTACAAAATTCAAAAGAAGGAAAAGAGAAAATAACAGGAGCACTTTATATAGTATGCagaagatgataaaaaaaaatgaatttcaTGATAGGTGTGTAATTAAAGTAAAGGCTGGTAATGGAGGTGATGGTATTTGCTGTTTTACTGTTttttcacaaaaaaaaaataaaaaatatgcttCAGGTGGAAAAGGAGGAAACGGtggtgatatatatataattggtAATAAGAAGgttgataattttttaagtGTTAAATTAAAAGCATTATATACTGCTGAAAATGGAGGAAAAggtttaaataataatcaagTTGGATGTAATGGAaaagatgaatatatatatgtcccaataaatacaattatatataatgaacaaaaagaatttattaattttatttatatgaatgaCCAAAAGGTTTTAATTGCTAAAGGAGGGAAAGGTGGAAAAGGAAATTATTCTTATCGAACCAAAAGTTTAAAAATACCTTTTGTATGTCAATATggagaaaaaacaaaagaaaaaaaaatttatctgaaaaaaattttatttacagATTTAGGTATTATTGGTTATCCAAATGTTGGAAAAAGCACCttgttaaataaaattactcAAGCAAATGTGAAAATAGCTAATTATAGTTATACATCGAAATTTCCAAATGTTGGAATGTTTAAAAGGACACAGGATGAGTCTGATATAAGAAATGATAATGAATTTATAACCTTTGATGGGTCATCATGTGAAGAATCAATTCCTGAAATCGGTTACAGTGAAGAGGACCCATTggttgaaaaaaataataatgatgataagtTGGAAAATATgagttataaaaatgatgctttgtcatatattaatagtgATAATTATGGTAATAAACTagacaacaacaacaacaacaacaataataataatcataataataatacttataataatgatgatgatgatttaaatttattagatGATGATGATCAATCTAATTTCATTgaagatattaataatgataatattccaaatgaggaagaaaaaaacacTTACCTATCACATGtattgaaaaagaaaacaaataataatccaggtatagaaaaaaaaagaacccATTTTAGTGTAATTGATTTTCCTGGTATTATTAAAGAtttagataaaaaaattaataatatatcttataaatatctagaacatttaaaatatagtaAAATTTTAGTTTATATgtttgatataaataatagtaatattatggaaatatataaaaatataaaaaatgtacttgttcaatatgataatacatttttaaataaaaaagaagtaGTCGTTCtaaataaaattgatatatatgataataaagaagaCATTCaaacttatataaataatttaaaagaacaattaaaaattgataatatatattatttatctgCATTAACTGGGGAAAATGTCGAAAAAACtattaatgatattattacacttcatataaataataatgaagatttAGTGAACACctttataaaaacattacCAAAAGCATTAGATATTGAACTCTTAGAAAATTCTGATAATTATAAACCATTACATTATaaaattcataaatataatgaacaagtttatataataaaaggagATTATTTAGAAAACCAAGCtaacatttttaattttacaaaAACAGATAGTGCCCAAGTTTTTATGAAATTATTGAATGatttaaatgtaaatataaaactcAAACATATGGGAGCAAAGGAAGGagacaaaattattattagtaaTTATTCTTACGATTTTtgtgaataa
- a CDS encoding p1/s1 nuclease, putative, with amino-acid sequence MSNIFVIFCTLFIFIFIKRCSAWCDEGHMIVSAIAYKFLNDEEKKVLDHIFKNYKEDKDFNDPVLGSVWPDHIKYFHYNYPNKIRRIDGLELMNKWHFVNIPYNPTNIKLDMYQKEYYKRTDNAITILKSIFKSLKNVKKKENHGTFFSYNFLIRYFIHIFGDIHQPLHSSSFYNKHFPQGDRGGTDIFIMFNDKVENLHHLCDSIFKERNKNWPYLTSDIINKEAEKLMELYPKDYFADRLKQSEFNNFSYIDFIINETFDLAVEHIYSNFPLDTLNQNTTYVLNDFAINNIKEMLTEQIVLAGYRLTHYLKIIIENVPPDLINTNI; translated from the coding sequence ATGAGCAATATTTTCGTTATATTTTGtactctttttatttttatatttatcaaaagATGCTCAGCTTGGTGTGATGAAGGACATATGATAGTAAGTGCTATAGCTTATAAGTTTTTAAATGATGAGGAGAAAAAGGTTTTAGATCATATATTTAAGAATTATAAGGAAGATAAAGATTTTAATGATCCAGTATTGGGATCAGTATGGCCTGATCATATAAAATactttcattataattaccCTAATAAAATTAGAAGAATTGATGGTTTAGAGTTAATGAATAAATGGCACTTTGTAAATATACCTTATAATcctacaaatataaaattagatATGTAtcaaaaagaatattataaaagaacaGATAATGCTATAACtattttaaaaagtatatttAAATCATTAAAGAATgttaagaaaaaagaaaatcacGGAAcctttttttcatataattttctaataagatattttatacatatatttggaGATATACATCAACCTTTACATTCATCaagtttttataataaacattttCCACAAGGAGATCGTGGAGGTActgatatttttattatgtttaatGATAAAGTAGAAAATTTACATCACTTATGTGATAGTATTTTtaaagaaagaaataaaaattggCCTTATCTAACATctgatattattaataaagaagCAGAAAAATTAATGGAATTATATCCTAAAGATTATTTTGCTGACAGATTAAAACAATCcgaatttaataatttctcatatatagattttattattaatgaaACATTCGATTTAGCTGTTGAACATATTTATTCGAATTTTCCTCTTGATACATTAAATCAAAATACTACTTATGTTCTAAATGATTTtgcaataaataatattaaagaaatgTTGACAGAACAAATTGTCTTGGCTGGTTATAGATTAACACACtacttaaaaattataattgaAAATGTACCACCCGATTtgataaatacaaatatataa
- a CDS encoding p1/s1 nuclease, putative — protein sequence MIIWFLLCISVFVNIIASWSDEPHMLISYIAYINLNDAEKEILNRIFQNGNDSHFDNPITASVWADNIKPHNPNRTSYSFNFRRNELLDIFNEWHYVQLNYNPMNINIASNHLRAHKGKHNAMGILKHIYRILNEVRQKLGHGTYYSYNFYLRFFIHVFADLHQPLHAINFFNSNYPNGDKGGTDISINYKGSINKLHYLCDNIFKTRKKQWPNINMTNIERDATYLMSSYPPEYFGNKLILPHDKIKYIEDIANESHDIAVQNIYSFFPLADLKRNEQYSVNQYFVINTKKILNSQMVLAGYRLSAYLKDIIANIPPDL from the coding sequence atgataatttggTTCCTATTATGTATAAGTGTATTTGTTAATATAATAGCTAGCTGGTCAGATGAACCACACATGCTAATAAGTTATATagcatatataaatttaaacgATGCTGAAAAAGAGATACTGAATAGAATATTTCAGAATGGAAATGATTCTCATTTTGATAATCCTATAACAGCTTCTGTATGGgctgataatataaaacctCACAACCCTAACAGAACGTCTTATTCCTTTAATTTTAGGCGTAATGAATTgttagatatatttaatgaatgGCATTACGTGCAATTAAATTATAACcctatgaatataaatatagcaTCTAATCATTTACGAGCACATAAAGGAAAGCATAATGCAATGGGCATAttgaaacatatatacaGAATATTAAATGAGGTTCGTCAAAAATTGGGTCATGGAacatattattcttataatttttatttaagatTTTTTATTCATGTATTTGCTGATTTACATCAACCTTTACACGCaatcaatttttttaattctaatTATCCAAATGGAGATAAAGGTGGTACAGATATTTCTATTAATTATAAGGgatcaataaataaattgcATTATTTATGTgacaatatatttaaaacgAGAAAAAAGCAGTGGcctaatattaatatgacaAATATAGAAAGAGATGCTACTTATCTTATGAGTTCTTATCCACCAGAATATTTTGGTAACAAATTAATTTTACCtcatgataaaataaaatatattgaagaTATAGCAAATGAATCTCATGATATTGCAgtacaaaatatttattccttttttccTTTGGCAGATTTAAAAAGGAATGAACAATATTCAGTTAACcaatattttgttataaacacaaaaaaaatattaaacagCCAAATGGTTTTGGCTGGATATAGATTATCTGCATATTTGAAGGACATTATAGCTAACATACCTCCAGAtctttaa